A stretch of the bacterium BMS3Abin08 genome encodes the following:
- the zraR_15 gene encoding transcriptional regulatory protein ZraR: MEKILIIEDKKSMAEMLKATLSAEGFECDLARNGDDGIRMIQRRSFDLVITDLKLPGKDGLSVLREARITDPMLPVIIMTAYGTIEIAVEAIKGGAHDFITKPFDTDHLILMIKRALETRRLYRENILLKEEMSGKTGMPRIIGKSRSIMDVVEKVRKVACTKSTVLLIGESGTGKELFARAIHNLSPRGKGMFVPVNCAAIPHELIESDLFGHERGAFTGADSMKIGKFELADDGTIFLDEIGELAMSLQAKLLRVLQDQIVERVGGTRSVQVDVRVIAASNKNLAEEVREGRFREDLYYRLNVFPIVIPPLRDRREDIPMLAEYFIRRFAVEMKKDVSSISKESSRMLQKYDWKGNVRELENTIERAIILTDGKELKPEHIVLAPVGREDDSMVSYPEGTLEETAKWALRIAETRRIKQVLEDTRWNKTKAAEILKVSYKTLLTKIKEYNIE, translated from the coding sequence GTGGAAAAGATACTTATTATAGAAGACAAGAAGTCTATGGCTGAAATGCTGAAGGCCACACTTTCCGCCGAGGGTTTTGAGTGCGATCTTGCCCGCAATGGGGATGATGGTATCAGGATGATTCAGCGTCGGTCCTTTGACCTCGTGATAACAGACCTTAAATTGCCCGGAAAGGATGGGTTGTCGGTACTCAGGGAGGCAAGGATAACGGACCCCATGCTCCCGGTGATCATAATGACCGCCTATGGAACAATAGAGATAGCGGTAGAGGCAATCAAGGGGGGTGCTCATGATTTTATAACAAAGCCCTTTGATACCGATCATCTTATTCTGATGATCAAGAGGGCGCTTGAAACAAGAAGGCTTTACAGGGAGAATATCCTCCTCAAGGAAGAGATGTCAGGGAAAACAGGTATGCCCCGAATCATAGGTAAGAGCAGGAGTATTATGGATGTAGTGGAAAAGGTCCGGAAGGTGGCTTGCACAAAAAGTACAGTCCTGCTGATAGGGGAAAGCGGGACAGGAAAGGAACTCTTTGCAAGGGCCATTCATAACCTGAGCCCAAGAGGGAAAGGGATGTTTGTTCCGGTTAACTGTGCGGCAATTCCACATGAACTCATCGAGAGTGATCTCTTCGGACACGAGAGAGGGGCATTTACCGGCGCCGACTCAATGAAGATCGGTAAGTTTGAACTTGCCGATGATGGAACAATCTTCCTTGATGAGATCGGTGAACTCGCTATGTCACTTCAGGCAAAGCTGCTCAGAGTACTGCAGGATCAGATTGTCGAGCGTGTTGGCGGGACAAGGTCCGTTCAGGTGGATGTCAGGGTTATTGCAGCCAGTAACAAGAACCTTGCAGAAGAGGTGAGAGAGGGCAGGTTCAGAGAGGATCTTTACTATAGGTTGAATGTGTTTCCCATCGTTATTCCTCCTTTACGTGATCGCAGGGAGGATATTCCGATGCTTGCCGAGTATTTTATCAGGAGGTTTGCTGTAGAGATGAAAAAGGATGTAAGCAGTATCAGCAAAGAATCTTCGAGGATGCTTCAGAAGTATGACTGGAAAGGTAATGTCAGGGAACTTGAAAACACGATAGAGAGGGCTATTATTCTCACGGATGGGAAGGAGTTGAAGCCGGAACATATTGTGCTTGCTCCGGTTGGAAGAGAGGATGATTCCATGGTGTCATACCCTGAGGGAACCCTGGAGGAGACCGCAAAGTGGGCTCTGCGGATAGCAGAGACGAGGAGGATCAAACAGGTCCTTGAGGATACACGCTGGAACAAAACAAAGGCTGCCGAGATCCTGAAGGTAAGTTATAAGACACTGCTTACAAAGATAAAGGAATATAATATCGAATAG
- the feoB gene encoding ferrous iron transport protein B gives MECHSRESVVPGAERIVLVGTPNVGKSVIFGLLTGKYAAVSNYPGTTVEISQGNINYEGTRYLVIDTPGVNSLMPMSEDERVTRDILLQERPFSVIQVADSKNLKRALLITLQLAEMELPVVLDLNMEDEARDRGLRIDKEGLGELLCVAVVGTVAPRRKGFRELKETILHPRIPVLRIKYNETIEEYLERIERIIPDAPMSRRSIALMLLSGDESLREWLKNNLSDESIDEIERLRDECQSKFNRPIMQVIHESRIRAIDDVMDKVLTKYESGRSRISPFLESVTMHPVWGIPVLIIVLLAFYEFVGVFGAGTLVDFFEKFIFGRYINPMVTKVVDVILPFRFFRDMLVGEYGIVTVALTYSIAIILPITTTFFIAFSILEDSGYLPRLAVMSNKVFNMIGLNGKAILPMILGLGCGTMAVMTTRILETKRDRIIATFLLALAIPCSAQIGVILGMLGALSFKGMGIWIATIITVLFVSGFLASKVVPGDKTEFFMEIPPMRLPKLSNVMIKTVGRIEWYLKEAVPLFIIGTLVLFFLSELHLLAVLERMASPLVKGFLGLPEKTTGFFILGFLRRDYGAAGLFSMAEAGELDHLQSLISLVTITLFIPCLANFFMIVKERGMKVAVAVSLIVFFLAFLVGGVMNLMLRNLGVVL, from the coding sequence ATGGAATGTCATTCAAGAGAGAGCGTTGTACCAGGTGCTGAGCGCATAGTCCTTGTTGGGACCCCCAATGTGGGTAAAAGCGTGATTTTCGGTCTGCTGACGGGGAAGTATGCAGCTGTCTCCAACTACCCCGGCACTACAGTGGAGATATCACAGGGTAACATAAATTATGAAGGGACCAGGTATCTTGTGATTGATACTCCCGGAGTGAACAGCCTGATGCCCATGAGTGAGGATGAACGGGTCACAAGGGATATTCTCCTTCAGGAAAGGCCTTTTAGCGTTATTCAGGTTGCCGATTCAAAAAATCTCAAAAGGGCTCTGTTGATCACTTTGCAACTTGCCGAAATGGAGCTTCCCGTGGTGCTTGATCTCAACATGGAAGACGAGGCCCGTGACAGGGGGCTTCGGATTGATAAAGAGGGCCTCGGGGAATTGTTATGTGTGGCTGTCGTCGGTACCGTTGCACCAAGAAGGAAGGGTTTCAGGGAATTAAAGGAAACCATCCTTCACCCAAGGATTCCTGTTCTTAGAATAAAGTATAACGAGACTATAGAGGAATACCTGGAGAGGATTGAACGGATCATTCCTGATGCACCCATGTCCAGGAGATCCATTGCCTTGATGTTACTTTCCGGTGATGAGAGCCTGCGTGAATGGCTAAAGAATAATCTGAGTGATGAGAGTATTGACGAGATAGAACGACTCAGGGATGAATGCCAGTCAAAGTTCAACAGGCCTATTATGCAGGTAATTCACGAATCAAGGATCAGAGCCATCGACGATGTTATGGATAAAGTGCTTACCAAATATGAATCCGGACGTAGCAGGATTTCTCCATTTCTTGAAAGTGTAACCATGCACCCGGTATGGGGAATACCGGTGCTTATTATCGTCCTCCTTGCCTTTTATGAATTCGTCGGTGTTTTTGGTGCAGGGACATTGGTTGATTTTTTTGAAAAGTTTATATTCGGAAGATACATCAACCCGATGGTGACCAAGGTGGTGGATGTTATCCTGCCGTTTCGTTTTTTCCGTGATATGCTGGTCGGTGAATATGGGATTGTTACTGTGGCCCTTACATACTCAATAGCTATTATACTCCCCATTACCACCACGTTCTTCATAGCCTTTTCAATCCTGGAAGACAGCGGATATCTTCCCAGGCTGGCCGTAATGAGCAACAAGGTCTTTAACATGATAGGTCTTAACGGGAAGGCTATACTCCCGATGATCCTCGGCCTTGGCTGTGGTACAATGGCCGTGATGACGACAAGGATTCTTGAGACGAAGCGTGACCGTATAATTGCAACTTTCCTCCTTGCACTTGCAATCCCCTGTTCCGCCCAGATCGGGGTGATACTTGGAATGCTTGGAGCTCTCTCCTTTAAAGGGATGGGGATATGGATTGCTACTATCATTACAGTCCTGTTTGTATCGGGTTTCCTTGCATCAAAGGTTGTGCCTGGAGATAAGACGGAGTTCTTTATGGAAATTCCTCCTATGAGATTGCCCAAGTTATCCAATGTAATGATCAAAACGGTCGGAAGAATAGAATGGTATCTAAAGGAGGCTGTTCCCCTTTTTATTATAGGGACCCTTGTTCTCTTCTTTCTTAGTGAACTTCATCTTCTTGCAGTCCTTGAGAGAATGGCCTCTCCCCTTGTGAAGGGGTTCCTTGGTCTTCCGGAGAAGACAACCGGGTTCTTTATCCTTGGATTTTTAAGGCGCGACTACGGCGCTGCAGGGCTGTTCAGTATGGCCGAGGCCGGCGAACTTGACCATCTACAGTCCCTGATAAGCCTGGTGACTATAACGCTCTTCATCCCCTGTCTTGCAAACTTCTTTATGATCGTTAAGGAGCGGGGAATGAAGGTGGCGGTAGCCGTCAGCCTTATAGTCTTTTTTCTTGCATTCTTAGTGGGAGGTGTAATGAACCTGATGCTCAGGAATTTAGGAGTGGTGTTATGA
- the ywlC gene encoding threonylcarbamoyl-AMP synthase yields MEYLRLTIRNESETLRKTIDVLKEGKIAAFPTETFYALGAIYDNDDALKRLYELKRRPFEKAIPIIVGYKTQISSLAGSVPKEAEELMDRYWPGPLTIVLDAQEGLNTYLTAGTGKIAVRVPGESFALNLARLAGFPITATSANPSGVPPAVDAQDVLKFFGETIDLIVDGGHTFGIEPSTIVEIVKGEVKTLRKGRIGKVTLG; encoded by the coding sequence ATGGAATACCTGAGGCTTACCATAAGAAATGAAAGTGAAACACTCAGAAAGACCATAGATGTATTGAAGGAGGGTAAAATAGCTGCCTTTCCAACCGAGACTTTTTATGCCCTTGGGGCAATCTATGACAATGATGATGCACTGAAAAGATTATATGAGTTAAAAAGACGGCCCTTTGAGAAGGCCATCCCGATTATTGTCGGATATAAAACCCAGATTTCTTCACTTGCCGGGAGCGTGCCCAAAGAGGCAGAAGAACTGATGGACAGGTACTGGCCCGGACCGCTTACTATTGTTCTTGATGCTCAGGAAGGACTGAATACCTATCTTACCGCAGGTACGGGAAAGATTGCCGTGAGGGTCCCCGGGGAATCCTTTGCCCTTAATCTTGCAAGACTGGCCGGCTTTCCGATAACCGCAACGAGTGCCAATCCCTCCGGTGTTCCTCCGGCTGTTGATGCACAGGACGTCCTTAAGTTTTTTGGTGAGACAATAGACCTCATCGTTGACGGGGGACATACCTTTGGCATCGAGCCATCGACAATTGTTGAGATTGTTAAAGGTGAGGTAAAGACGTTAAGAAAGGGGAGAATAGGAAAGGTTACTTTAGGTTAA